The Raphanus sativus cultivar WK10039 chromosome 2, ASM80110v3, whole genome shotgun sequence genome includes a region encoding these proteins:
- the LOC108838019 gene encoding peptidyl-prolyl cis-trans isomerase FKBP53: MGFWGLEVKPGKPQVYNPRNEQGKLHLTQATLGSGSGKEKSVIQCSVEGNTPIYLCSLLPNKTECCPLNLEFEDEDETVEFSVTGDRSIHLSGFMEDYDEGEEEEYELDEDDSDGMDVAEMGSEESSDYDDSEDEMDEDQMDQFEDFLDRNLEMYRQATVPNSGVVIEEIEDEEKPAEDKKTKRLKKKSQATKDENADKQIVVKESAPDVPVLESEDEDGLPIPKENKSGEGSNKKRKAKASEQDGVQESANKNKKKNNQKEKKETTQTSSNQKDQNGTVKSAMIGSSKTPDKSSDKKNKKQKNSNEEATVEKPRPASVERNQVKSKAPQEQTYPSGLVVEELKLGKPNGKQATPGKQVIVRYIGKLQKNGKIFDSNIGKAPFKFKLGRGEVIKGWDAGVNGMRVGDKRKLTIPPSMGYGARGAGGQIPPNAWLSFEVELIDVK; the protein is encoded by the exons ATGGGGTTCTGGG GACTCGAAGTGAAACCTGGGAAACCTCAAGTTTACAATCCCAGAAACGAACAAGGGAAGCTTCACCTCACTCAG GCAACTCTAGGCTCGGGTTCGGGCAAAGAGAAGAGTGTGATCCAGTGTTCCGTAGAAGGAAACACACCCATCTACTTGTGTTCACTGTTACCCAACAAAACCGAGTGCTGCCCTCTGAATCTCGAGTTTGAGGATGAAGACGAGACCGTTGAGTTCTCGGTGACTGGTGACAGAAGCATCCACCTTTCTGGATTCATGGAGGATTACGACgagggggaggaggaggagtatGAGCTGGACGAAGATGATTC AGATGGTATGGATGTTGCTGAAATGGGGTCAGAAGAGTCTTCTGACTATGATGATAGTGAAGATGAGATGGATGAGGATCAGATGGATCAGTTTGAGGACTTTCTTGATCGCAATCTCGAAATGTATCGCCAAGCCACCGTCCCAAACAGCGGAG ttGTGATTGAGGAGatagaagatgaagagaagccTGCCGAAGATAAAAAGACTAAACGATTAAAGAAGAAGAGTCAAGCTACCAAAGACGAGAACGCAGATAAACAGATTGTTGTCAAAGAGAGTGCACCAGATGTTCCAGTTCTTGAGAGCGAAGATGAAGATGGTCTTCCTATTCCCAAAGAGAATAAGTCTGGTGAAGGTAGCAACAAGAAGCGGAAGGCCAAGGCTTCTGAGCAAGATGGTGTACAAGAAAG tgcaaacaagaataaaaagaagaacaatcagaaggagaagaaggaaacCACCCAAACTTCTTCAAACCAGAAAGATCAAAATGGAACTGTAAAGAGTGCCAT GATTGGAAGCTCTAAGACCCCAGATAAATCTTCTGACAAGAAAAATAAGAAGCAGAAGAACTCAAATGAAGAAGCTACAGTGGAGAAACCAAGGCCAGCTTCAGTAGAGCGCAATCAAGTGAAATCTAAGGCTCCTCAAGAACAAACATACCCAAGCGGGCTTGTTGTTGAAGAGTTGAAATTGGGCAAACCCAACGGCAAGCAAGCTACTCCTGGAAAGCAG GTTATTGTCCGTTACATCGGCAAGCTTCAGAAGAATGGGAAGATCTTCGATTCCAACATCGGAAAAGCACCTTTCAAGTTCAAGCTAG GTCGTGGAGAAGTCATTAAGGGATGGGATGCTGGAGTCAATG GAATGCGTGTTGGTGATAAAAGAAAGCTTACAATTCCTCCATCAATGGG GTACGGTGCTCGCGGTGCCGGTGGCCAGATTCCTCCTAACGCATGGCTGTCGTTTGAAGTGGAACTGATTGATGTTAAGTAA
- the LOC108843379 gene encoding protein trichome birefringence-like 18: MALGSPKVSIFGAAFPRKVSTIAIAIGGLTSFFVFGLLLRLSYPIGSSSVSGVFYGNAAPEQVEQVPLSLTNHTVKGLYTGSDVSVSEQNLTSSDSSSGSADAVVSENIPPPPPGFGSDERPLVDGKEEDTAEKKTDVVGSGEVETKDGDTPSVVVSSSSSPHDDDSKTASAEPECDLYQGSWFYDPEGPVYTNNSCPVLTQMQNCQGNGRPDKGYENWRWKPSQCDLPRFDARKFLELMRGKTLAFIGDSVARNQMESMMCLLWQVETPVNRGSRKMQRWLFKSSSVMIARIWSSWLVHQFNEKFDYAPEGVTKLKLDLPDERIIEALPKFDVVVLSSGHWFAKQSVYVLNDEIVGGQLWWPDKSKPMKVNNVEAFGISVETILKSLATHPNYTGLTIVRTWSPDHYEGGAWNTGGSCTGKEEPILPGKLVKNGFTEIMHEKQATGFNRALEGVAESSKLKLKLMDITEAFGYRHDGHPGPYRSPDPKKITKRGPDGRPPPQDCLHWCMPGPVDTWNEMVLELIRRNVEGSKRNS; encoded by the exons ATGGCtttgggatctcctaaggtttCTATATTTGGTGCTGCTTTTCCTCGGAAGGTGTCCACCATTGCAATCGCTATCGGAGGATTAACATCCTTCTTTGTTTTCGGATTGTTGCTCCGTCTTTCTTACCCTATCGGTTCATCATCAGTGAGTGGTGTGTTTTATGGGAACGCGGCTCCTGAACAAGTTGAACAAGTCCCTTTGTCTCTCACCAACCATACCGTGAAGGGGCTTTACACGGGTAGTGACGTTAGTGTTTCGGAGCAGAATCTGACTTCTTCTGACTCTAGCTCTGGCTCAGCGGATGCTGTTGTTAGCGAAAACataccaccaccaccgccggGTTTTGGTAGTGATGAGAGGCCTTTAGTGGATGGGAAAGAGGAGGATACAGCTGAGAAGAAGACTGATGTTGTTGGATCAGGTGAAGTTGAAACCAAGGATGGAGACACTCCAAGTGTAGtagtatcatcttcttcttctccacatgATGATGACTCTAAAACTGCTTCAGCAGAACCAG AGTGTGATTTGTATCAAGGTAGCTGGTTTTATGATCCGGAGGGACCTGTGTACACGAACAACTCTTGCCCCGTCCTGACGCAGATGCAGAACTGCCAGGGCAATGGACGACCTGACAAGGGATACGAGAACTGGAGATGGAAACCTTCTCAGTGTGACCTTCCTCGGTTTGATGCCAGGAAATTTCTAGAGCTAATGAGAGGCAAGACATTAGCCTTCATAGGTGATTCGGTTGCTCGTAACCAGATGGAGTCCATGATGTGCCTTCTTTGGCAG GTTGAAACACCGGTCAACCGTGGGAGCCGGAAGATGCAGAGATGGTTATTTAAGTCATCATCAGTAATGATTGCTCGTATATGGTCATCCTGGCTCGTACATCAGTTCAACGAAAAATTCGATTATGCTCCTGAAGGTGTCACCAAACTAAAGCTGGACCTTCCTGATGAGCGCATTATAGAAGCTCTTCCCAAATTCGACGTGGTTGTCCTGTCTTCAGGGCACTGGTTTGCAAAGCAATCTGTCTACGTACTCAATGACGAGATCGTCGGAGGCCAATTATGGTGGCCGGACAAATCAAAACCCATGAAAGTAAATAACGTGGAAGCATTCGGAATATCAGTTGAAACAATTCTAAAGTCCCTGGCTACACACCCTAACTACACCGGTTTAACCATAGTGAGAACATGGTCGCCTGATCACTACGAGGGTGGGGCTTGGAACACAGGAGGTTCATGCACCGGGAAAGAAGAACCCATCCTTCCAGGGAAGCTAGTGAAAAACGGGTTCACGGAGATAATGCACGAGAAGCAAGCAACGGGGTTTAACAGAGCTTTGGAGGGAGTGGCGGAAAGCTCGAAACTTAAGTTAAAGCTGATGGATATTACAGAGGCTTTCGGATATCGACATGATGGTCATCCTGGTCCGTACAGGAGTCCTGACCCAAAGAAGATCACTAAAAGGGGACCGGATGGACGACCTCCACCTCAAGACTGCTTGCACTGGTGCATGCCGGGACCGGTTGATACATGGAACGAAATGGTGTTGGAGCTCATAAGGAGAAACGTGGAAGGCAGTAAAAGGAATAGCTGA